The proteins below are encoded in one region of Berryella intestinalis:
- the rsmG gene encoding 16S rRNA (guanine(527)-N(7))-methyltransferase RsmG, which produces MDNRITEDMAALMQSHLELVIEANKTTNLTRIDSLEDGLLLHVEDSLVGLDECLSAPEGKYADLGTGGGFPGITIAIATGRPTTLVDTRRKKTAILDGIVEELGLADQVSTHTGRIEEMALEHPKAFSLITARALAQLSVLLEFSSPLLKMGGRLVCYKAQVSDGEFNHALEVQDMLGMKLVSQRSVYLSDGETFRTILVFEKTARPRIKLPRPVSYAQKKPL; this is translated from the coding sequence ATGGATAACCGTATAACCGAAGATATGGCAGCTTTGATGCAGTCCCATCTCGAGTTGGTTATCGAAGCGAACAAGACGACGAATCTAACGCGCATCGATTCTCTGGAAGACGGATTGCTGCTTCATGTCGAGGATTCTCTCGTCGGTTTGGATGAATGCCTTTCCGCTCCCGAGGGAAAGTATGCCGACCTCGGTACAGGGGGAGGTTTCCCCGGCATCACGATCGCCATCGCCACGGGACGTCCAACTACATTGGTGGACACGAGAAGAAAGAAGACGGCTATCCTCGACGGTATCGTCGAAGAACTCGGCCTGGCGGACCAGGTCTCCACGCATACCGGCCGCATCGAAGAGATGGCTTTAGAGCATCCCAAGGCCTTCTCCCTTATCACAGCTCGGGCTCTCGCCCAGCTATCGGTCCTTCTCGAGTTTTCGTCCCCCCTTCTGAAGATGGGCGGCCGCTTGGTTTGCTATAAGGCCCAGGTTTCAGACGGGGAGTTCAATCATGCGCTGGAAGTGCAGGACATGCTGGGGATGAAGCTGGTTTCCCAACGGTCGGTGTATCTCAGCGACGGGGAAACGTTCAGGACCATTCTGGTTTTCGAGAAAACGGCCCGTCCCCGGATCAAACTTCCCCGTCCGGTAAGTTACGCGCAAAAAAAGCCTCTCTAG
- a CDS encoding protein jag translates to MENETQEDLVEKATPRFEKESVPERMDLTDEELDHVADTAIASLKQILKHFDVGEVTIDEYDGDEGELILDITGDDLAVLIGRHGRTLEALQFIVSALTVRQIGFRFPVIIDIEGYKNRQRQKLESLARSSAKKAAQNGRSVKLRPMSPYERRIIHVALRDDNRVRTASEGEGPARHIVILPVR, encoded by the coding sequence ATGGAAAACGAAACCCAAGAAGACTTGGTTGAAAAGGCAACCCCCCGTTTCGAAAAGGAATCCGTGCCCGAGCGCATGGATCTGACTGACGAAGAACTCGACCATGTTGCAGATACCGCGATTGCATCGTTGAAGCAGATTTTGAAGCACTTCGATGTTGGCGAAGTCACTATCGATGAATACGATGGCGACGAAGGGGAGCTGATCCTGGATATCACGGGTGACGATCTTGCGGTGTTGATCGGCCGCCACGGCAGGACGCTCGAGGCTCTCCAGTTCATCGTTTCCGCTTTGACGGTGCGCCAGATCGGGTTCCGCTTCCCTGTGATCATCGATATCGAGGGTTACAAGAACCGCCAGCGGCAGAAACTGGAGTCTTTGGCACGGTCATCTGCCAAGAAAGCCGCCCAGAACGGCAGAAGCGTGAAGCTTCGCCCTATGAGCCCGTACGAGCGCCGTATCATTCATGTTGCGCTGAGGGATGACAACAGGGTTCGGACTGCTTCCGAGGGTGAGGGCCCGGCAAGGCATATCGTCATCCTTCCGGTGAGGTAG
- a CDS encoding YidC/Oxa1 family membrane protein insertase: MWEAFKNLVFDLLNFFYSIAGDWGMAILIVTLILRVIISPLTHASTKSSYQMQKIQPKLQELQAKYADDQPRLQEEMQKLYAEAKFNPLTGCLPLFLQMPIFIALFQVLNEMSARLGDVNYSFYHLVPNLITSPSVALSEGFGPFIPYAILLVVFAGATFAPMVLMQLNQKNSSQRTQMLVMSAFMTVFMLWIGWSSPAGVLLYWGLSSLIGVAQQQVSMKIMKDRDARLEAEKEDEPVAIEVIRKEKKKRPTKKR; this comes from the coding sequence ATGTGGGAAGCGTTTAAGAACCTCGTTTTCGATCTGCTCAACTTCTTCTACTCCATTGCGGGCGACTGGGGTATGGCGATCCTCATCGTCACGCTCATTCTCCGCGTGATCATTTCTCCCCTCACGCACGCTTCGACCAAGTCTTCTTACCAGATGCAGAAGATCCAGCCGAAGCTGCAGGAGTTGCAGGCCAAATACGCCGATGATCAGCCTCGTTTGCAGGAAGAGATGCAGAAGCTCTATGCGGAGGCCAAATTCAACCCGCTTACGGGGTGCCTGCCCTTGTTCCTGCAGATGCCCATCTTCATCGCGCTGTTCCAGGTTCTCAACGAGATGTCCGCTCGCTTGGGCGATGTGAACTACTCGTTCTACCATCTCGTTCCGAACCTGATCACCAGCCCCTCTGTTGCTCTGTCCGAGGGTTTCGGACCGTTCATCCCCTACGCGATCCTTCTCGTAGTGTTCGCAGGCGCGACGTTCGCCCCGATGGTCCTGATGCAGCTGAATCAGAAGAACAGCTCCCAGCGTACTCAGATGCTGGTCATGTCCGCTTTCATGACGGTGTTCATGCTCTGGATCGGTTGGAGCTCGCCGGCCGGCGTTTTGCTGTACTGGGGTCTTTCCTCGCTTATCGGCGTCGCTCAGCAGCAGGTTTCGATGAAGATCATGAAGGATCGCGACGCGCGTCTCGAAGCCGAGAAGGAAGACGAGCCGGTCGCTATCGAAGTGATCCGCAAGGAGAAGAAAAAACGCCCCACCAAGAAGCGTTAA